The nucleotide window catatCATTCTTCTTGGAAATCCCACTAGCTCTTTGGCAATCATCACACCGCTTAACAAGCTCGCTAGCATCTTTGTAtaaggtaggccaatagaatacacagcttaggacctttgtagcagttcccaccccaccatggtgaccaccacagggcgaagaatgacaagcttcaagaatacccaattgctcttcttctggaacacatctccggataacaccatccgtgcaaattttgaaaagatatggctcgtcccaataataatccaagcagccccattttagtttctttctttggtttgaagagaactcattcggggCAATTCCGCTCACAAGATATTTAGCCACATCGGCAAACCAAGGCATCCCGGTCAAAGACATGGAAAGAAGTTGTTCATCCGaaaatgaatcattaatctcaAGGACATCAtagggcctcccctcctcttccaaacgggacaagtggcccgccacttgattctcactccctTTTTGGTCTATGATTTCAAGATTAAACTCTTGTAAAAGAAGTACCGACCTCATCAATCTAGCCTTTGAGtccttcttggtcatcaaataacAAAGCGTCGCGTGATCTATTTGAACAATCACTTTGATACCCATGAGGTACGGGcggaacttttccatagcaaagacaatggctAAGAGTTCTTTCTTGGTCagtgtatagttgacttgggcatcgttcatggtcttactagcatagcaGACCGGatggaatatcttgttgattctttgcccCAATATCGCTCCTACTTCCATAtcgctagcatcacacatgagctcaaatggtaagctctaatttagtgcggtaatgatgggagttGTAGTTAACCTACACTTGAGCAGCTTCAATGCTTTCATACAATCATCATTAAACAcaaatttttcatctttttccaacaacttgcacaaggggttcgccacctttgagaaatccttgatgaaccgaTAGTAAAACCCTGCATGACCTAGAAATCTCCTCActcctttgacagaagtaggaggagggagttttcATATCACTTCAGTTTTTGCTTTATCcacttcaataccattcttggagatcttatggctgaggacaatgccctccttaaccataaagtgacacttctcgCAATtaagcaccaagttcgtctcttcacaacGTGCCAAGACTTTGTCAAGATTGTCCAAAAACTCATCAAAATAACCCCCCacaacagaaaaatcatccatgaaaacctcaaggaagtcctccaccatatccgtgaatattgccatcatacaccgccGAAAattagccggtgcattacataaaccaaatggcatccttgAGAATGCAAATGTTCCATACAGACAAGTGAAGATTGTCTTCTCTTGTTCTTCAGATGCAATAAGAATCTAGTTATACccggaatacccatccaagaagcaataataaGCATGTCCCGCTAACCTATCcagcatttgatcaagaaatggaagcgaaaatggtctttccgagtcactttgttgagcttcctataatCCATGCATACTCTCCAACCAATGATAGTTCTTGTGGGGGTCAactcattgttgtcatttgtaATTACactcatgcccccttctttgggacacattgtaccggtgaagtccatgaactatcaaaaatggggtagacaaccccagcatccaaccatttgatgaCATCTTTCTTGACGACCTCTTGTATGGACTcattcaaccttctttgatgttccacggattGTTTGAAATCCTCTTCCTacatgattttgtgcatgcaaaaggcggggcttataccccgaatatccgtcAATGTTCAATCTATTGCCTTCTTCCTCCTTTGGAGCACCGCAAGGGTGGTATCTACCTGCACGTTGGTTAAGCACGAGGaaagaataacatgtaaagtGGAACAAAGGCCCAAGAACTCATActtgaggtgtgaaggcaaaggcttcaactccaatatgggaggctcctcgattgagggctatgttggtggagtcttccggttctcaagatccaaggaaagtttctgGGGCTCATATGTATATGAACCCATTCCATGCAATGCATTGACATATTACACCAAGACTTCCTTCTCATCCAcatcatgattcaacaacacagCTTCCAATGGGTCTTCTACATTAATCACAGCACACACGTCTTCAACAATCACTTtggtcacaagatccacaaacgaacacacttcgttgctattaggctgcctcattgacttgcaaacatggaacataactttttcatcgcccacccggaaagtgagctCCCTTGCTTCAGCATAaactaaggccttccctgtagctaggaaaggtctctccaatatgattggcacctcgtagtcaacctcacagtcaagtatcacaaaatctgcggGAAGTATGATCTTGTCAACCCGAACTAGCTCATAATCCGTTATCCCCAATGGACTCTTCATTGtcctatccgccatttgcaacctcatggatgtgggcCTTGGTTGCTCAATCCCCAATGTCTTGAACACAGAATatggcatcaagttaatgcttTCCCCCAAATCATATGAAGCTTTGGCGAAATCGGCATTACCAATAGTGCATGGGATTGTAAAGGCACCGGGATTTTCTAACTTTGGAGACATGGAGTGCACTATAGCACTCACTTCatgtgtcattttgatcatttcaGAGTTTATTGATCTCTTCcttgttaccaagtccttcatgaacttggcatatcccggcaaTTATTCTAGAGCTTTAACCAAGGGAAAaattatggacaaacttttcatcatatcaatgaatttcttgaattggttctcattatttttatttgcgagcctttgagaatatggtggaggaggccttggcaaaggagccttggctttgggCACTACCATTTTCG belongs to Nicotiana tabacum cultivar K326 chromosome 6, ASM71507v2, whole genome shotgun sequence and includes:
- the LOC142181936 gene encoding uncharacterized protein LOC142181936; the encoded protein is MTHEVSAIVHSMSPKLENPGAFTIPCTIGNADFAKASYDLGESINLMPYSVFKTLGIEQPRPTSMRLQMADRTMKSPLGITDYELVRVDKIILPADFVILDLIVEDVCAVINVEDPLEAVLLNHDVDEKEVLV